The sequence AAGTGTGATGAAGGTGATGTGGGGCCTCAAGAATATCATGCCTACTTTAGTACCTGAAGAAAAATCACGGCTGACTAGGGAGGACCGCCTTCCCATGAGTCAAGGACTAATAAAGTTCCTGAATCGTTATGGCTTTTATATCGAACCAGAGATGGTGAGTTTACCAGCTGCCTAGTGGTGTTCCTGTTTTTCTGATATGATATATCTGATGCAAAATGATGCTTTTTTTGTCATTTAGTTTTTCCCACCAGATAAGATCAAAGTTTTTTGGATGTAATGTTTTCTAGATATTGTTGCCTCtgcatttttcttttattgATTCAGCAATTCTCAATGTCCAGGTTAATGAGCAGATTATTCTGGCAGCCTGTACCTTGCTTGATTGTGAACTTATTGAGCAGAAACATTGTGCAGCCTTGAAAAAGGCTGGTGAGCAAATTAAGGATGTGTCTGGCATCAACACAAATGGTTGGAGCTTACTGAAACTTGCAACAGCACTGATGATTATATTGTATCCTGAAGAAAATATCATAGCAGGAAACCCTAAAATGGTAACGTTTTGTAAATTGTTTGCGCTGAGCTACATTTGATGCAAGCTTGTCATTGATGTTAATGGGCCGACGTGTGTTTCGTTCAGATGTTTACAGATGCTGAGCGATTGAAGTTGCAGGAAGATGTACAGGATTACAATGGCAAATTCTTTAAGTGGGCATGCCAGAGGATTTACAAAGAAACTAGATTGCCCATAAAGCTAGATCGCCGACTTTTGCATTATTGACCTCCTTGGTTAAGGAGGCTAAAGAAGCATATGAAGCTGAAGGAAGTGCCCAAGAGGCTAAAGAAGCATATGAATCTGAAGGAAGTGCCCAAAAAGCGACTAGCTGAAACTGTTGCATCTGGGGATTGTAAGCATGTAGGTGTTGACACTTCGATGTTATTATTAAACATCTAGTTCTGCCATCTTGCTATGTCAGTTGGCCGGCATATAGAACTTTAAGCATGTACTATTCTAGCTATTTTCTGGTTTTGACTTTGTTATCTGGAAGTGCAAACTCAGTTTGACTCTTCAACTTGAGTTAAATTTACAAACTTGGCCACAGGTTCTGCGTGGTTCTCATACTTTTGTGGGCTTATCGAATGTTCTATTTATGTTAAGACAGATTGTAGCCCAGATGGGAATTTCTGATGGATGTTCAGAGGTATCATATTCACAGTTTCCCACTCAGCAGTTAGGCATGTGTGCAAAACTTGTTAATTGAGATGGCCCATCATGTTGGCATGATGGCTTCATTCAGACAATGGGTCGTATATTGTAGAAGTTCATGGGGATAAAGATGTTACTAAAAATTTCCTCGTGGATCATCAATGTTGCCACGATGGCTTGTTTCGCACAATCTTCTTTATATCCCCTAAAGCACTGATCAAATTTCGCTAGGACCTGCAGTCCGTGCCCACCACAAAAGCAACCAAACTCCACACATATCTCGCCATGGAGCAATCAAAGAATAAATGGTTTATCGACTCATCCTCCAAGCAGAAGTTGCATCTTTTATCCCCTTGCCAACCCCTCCGAGATAAATTATCTCTAGTTATGATCGAATCATTCTCAATCAGCCACATGAAGATTTTAATTTTCAGAGGCACTTTTGCTTTCCAATGTTTTGCATGAGGATTCCTTGGAACCAAAGAGCATAAGTGTGAATACATTATTTTAACAGAGAAAACTCCCCTGGTATCCCAACACTACTTAGGGGTGTCTTTTTCCTGAGACAATGCTAGGGAAGCTATCACCCCCCTCAACTGTCTATACTAGTCCTGTTGTGGTACATTCAGCCATCTTCTAAAGGACAACCTCCACCCGTTTTGTGCTAGTCCCGCGACAGTAACCGATGTGTTGTTGCTGATTATGAATAATTCTGAAAATTTTTCCTTCAGAGAGACAGTGCCACACCAAGCATCTTCCCAGAAGTCGGTGGCTTTTCCATCACCCACTACCATGACCCTCCCCTGTTGATAGAGCCTTTTTACTTTGAGGAGATCGTTCCAAACAGGGGAATTAGTGTGCATCCTCTATAATTGTTGTAAACACAAGTTCTTCGCATATTTTTTATCTTCACAATTTCTTGCCAGAGACCACCAGTTTCTAGCTTCCACCACCATTTACACAACAGACTGATATTCAATTTTCTTAAATCTTTTATCCCCAGCCCTCCCTTCTTCTTGGTGATAAATATTTTACTCCACTTCAAAAAATGATATTTCTTTTTTGTTCCTCCGCCTTGCCAAAAGAACCTCTTCCTCGTCCTATCCATGCTCTTGATCACCATTTTAGGAATAAGATACATGGACATGCAATACACTGGAATGCTTCTGAGACACCAATTAATCAACGTGGTTCTCCCACCTATTGACAACGTGTTCCCCTTCCAACCATCTTATCTCTTCAATATTTTCTCATTCAAACTTTTCTAATCTGCGACATGTAATTTTACCCCTGACACTGGTACCCCTAGTTATTTAAGAGGCCAATTTCCAGTAGCGCAGTTAAACATCTCAGAGTAGTATAGGCTTCTCCTTTCCTCCTCTTTTCCCATACCACTTCacttttatcaaaattgatttTGAGACCTGACATTTCCTTGAAACAGTAAAGGAGAAGTTTGGTGTTCCTAGCCATTTCCACCTCATCCTTAAGACAAAGGATCGAATCGTCAGCATATTGCAAAATAGCCACACCATGTTCTACATAAGCATCTGCTAGTCCAGTTATGAAGCTATTTTCTTGGGCCAAGTTTATCATTTTTGCAAGAACGTCAGCTGCCATATTGAAAAGCAAATGGGACAAAGGGTCACCTTGTCTTACTCCCTTTCCGCACATAAAGTAGTTTCCCAAGGAGTCGTGCACCTTTACTCTTAGAGTCCCACTAATCATGATATCCTAGATCCAATCACACCACTTCTTACAGAAACCTCGTTGTTCAAAGCACCTTCTTAGGAAGGTCCAATTTATTTTTGTCATAGGCTTTCTCAAAGTCCAACTTAAGGACCAGCCCATTCTCCTTCTTTGCCGTAGTATCTTGAAGAATTTCATGCAGACTCGTGATTCCATCCATTATATTTCTCCCTTTGATAAAAGCATTTTGACACTTGTTTATAATCTTCCCCATGATTGTTTCCCGTCTGAGCATCAACACTTTTGTAAAGATTTTGTAGACCACATTGAGCAGACAAATAGGTCTATACTGCTGTATTTTATTggcttcttttatttttggcaGTAATGTGATAGTTCCATGGTTGATTCTTTTTAACTCCAGCTTttggtcaaaaaaaaaatctgaaaacatggccATAAGATCATATTTGATCATTTCCAGCTTTGATAGAATTCTATAGGCATATGATCTGGACTAGGAGCCCTGTTCCGCTAGGCGTCGATTAGCCGGCGATTAGGCGCGACTACGCGCTGGGCGAAGCCCGTCGCCTCGCCTATCTAGGCGATCGGCGCGGAGAAGCAGGGacaggggcggcggaggtggcgaccggcgcggaggaggcggggaggggggcggcggaggtggcgaccGGTGCGGAGGAGGCTGGGACGGgggcggcgaccggcgcggaggaggctggGACGGGGACCGCGACCGGCGTGGTCGGGAAATCAGGGTTGGGATGAGGTCCCTTAGAGATAAGGTTGCTGTACAAATTGGGCTTGGGCTGTTTTATGGGCATTTTATGTAATATTTGGCCCACATGTGtcctgttttttcttttctaatagACTTTTGTaggtaaaatatgaatggatatAGAAAGCCTAGCAATGCCTAGGCGCGATTAATCCCGCCTAGGCGCTAGGCTGAGGGTCAGCGCCTAGAATCCACCTAGCGCCTAGCGGAACCATGACCAGGAGCAGTGTTTTTTTCCATATCAAAGATAGTCCTTTTCACCTCTTCTTCAGAGAAAGGAGAAGTTAACTTGGCATTGTCCGCATCAGAGATTTTTTCATTATCCTCCCAACAGTCAGAATCCATTTCCATTATTGGATCAATAGAGGGTCCAAACAGAGTTTTGTAGTACCAAGTAGCATGCTCTAGCAActgattttgttccttaatgattGAGTCACCATCTTCTAGACTAAAAATTgtattcttccttttttttccttttgcaattCTGTGAAAGAAACCTGTGTTGTTATCTCCTTCCAGCAACCAGTTTGAGTTGGACCTTTTGTGCCAATACAGTTCTTCAGCAAACAGTCTAAGCAATTCAGTTTGTATGAAACGTTTATCTTTCCAGTAGGGGAGAAGGAAGACTCCCATTCTCTTCATCTTTTTCAAGACTGCACAACTCtttttgtaaaatatttttgtaCTAGTATGCCCTTTCAAACTCATCCCCCAACCTTTAAGAACCTTTTTAACCCTTTTGATTTTGATACTCCAAACTTCAGCAGCATCTTTGGCTCTCACCTCTTCTCCCCGAATCTCAGCCACTTTAGGGAGGATGTCCAGTTTACCTATACCATAGCCTTGGTGCCCGAAAGCGAAAAATTAGCATAAACAATTATACATCCGCCAGAATCAGAAAGGACCAGCAAAACTGTAAATATATTTATTATGAACTATTACAGTTACTTTATTCAAGAAAAAGAATGACATCAAAATGATACAATCCTAGGCATCATTATTTTGTTACAGATGCCTTGCACTATTCGCTGGGCGTTAACTTATCTGTGATTCTACTGTCATCCTATTTTCTGCTATGCCCTGAAGGACCTAGGTACAGCAACTGTATGCAAGAATCAACCTTTTCTGTACATGTGAACCTACACAGCCTCTTAAGCCCTTTCAAGACCATGCCAATAATCAACTCAATGTTTCTCAGAAAAATTTGCAACAACCAAGCTTTTGGTTGCGGCTCGCAGTACATAATAGTTGCCCCGATCCAAACGCTTCAATGGTCTCAGATAGTGCACGGCGAAAACTGAAGATTAACAATGTAGTCTCCTAGGGCCATGTGGCTCCTCTATTCAGGAGCAAGGTCGATCCCTATAGTAAGCACCACAGCCATTTCCAAGAAGGTCAAGTAGAGAGTGGCAGAGTAACACAGAGCATTTGATCTCTCAAACCTTGGAAGGATTGGTGCTCCAAATGTTGGAGATCATGTTGTCGGTCTGGTCATTGTTGAAAGACCCCGGCCTCCCATGGGAGCCATACCATGAAGATCCATATCAACTTCATCATCTGCAGTTCAAACAAAAAATGGATAAAGCCACAACTTTGATAATGACACACTCTTGTGTTCACCAATATATGCTGGTGAGGCAGTTACATTTCCAAGGACTTGCCCCTTATTTTATCAAGTTACACAACTTAAAATGGCTGCATTTTATTTACCAACATAAGTAGTTGCTCAAGTTTGAAAACAATTGGGGCTGACTAGGGTAAACAATAAGGTTAGGATTTTTTTGGTAATTGAATAATGCCTCTGGTTCATTTTTACTTATTGCTTTGGACAAGAACACACTTTGTTAACCATTGCTCTTTTTTCTATATGcctattgaaaaaaaaatgcatccaTATAGTAGTGTTTCTCATAATGAAAACATTAACACTGCTTCTCATGTGAATACTTTGATACTACACAATACTGACCGTATATTTAAGGTTTAATTTAGCATCAGTAGCTTATTACCATTCATATCTTCACCAGATTCAGCGCCAGCGATCCCAATGCAAGCAAACAAAGAAGAATCGTCAACTTTGAGATGCTCATACGCAAGATACAAATCCTCTATCGTGGCACTTTCATACAACGTCGTCAATTCCTTGATACATGATACATCCTGCATTTATTTGGAGTGGATGAATGATATTACAACAATAAACCAGAAAAGCGAccaaaaggcaaaaaaaaagtgaattGAGCTACTGAAGTTAATAAATTAAAGATGCATAAGAGCTCCATCCACTAATAATATAATGGATAGGCCCCATAAGCAATAGAAGTTAATAAACGAAGGAGAAGATTCAGAACTCCTTTCACCATTAACACAATAGACAAGTCCTATAAGTAATAATAGTTCATAAATGAAGCATATGGTCCACAAAAAATTCATCCACCAATAACATAATGGGCAAGTCCTACAATTTCCCAAAATGGGTGTGTTTATAGTCATGTTTAGAATACGATTAGataggggtgcaaattggtgacccttaggtgcacctccaacaccctctttagttcaaatatttgtgcTACACAAATATTTTAACTAAAGAGGGTGTTGGAGGTGCAtctaagggtcaccaatttgcacccctacGATTAGATATTAGCACTACTGCATTCTTTCCCACAACTACTATTTAAGATTCCTTAATAGGCCAGGATCAAGACAGGCCCATAGAAAACATGTTCAAGTTCCAGCCATCCAGACATGAGAATACTTTTCAGATTTAATCATTGTTCTTACCCACTCATAGACATTCAGAGTTATGGGTGGAATACAGTTAGAACTTAGGACCACAAGAGCAATCAACTGATTTTAACAAACACTCTGAATTCAATATAATTTCTTTCTTAATATACCATGCATGGGAAGCTGATAGGTTTCCTACGTTCCAAACAAACATAGTTACCAACCACCAACTGTCATCCACATATATTGTTCCTGCTTCTTAATACACCATGAATTCAATAGAACTTATTTATTAATATACAATGCATGGGAAGCTTACAAAAACAGCCAGATGACAGGGCCTAGGCCTACCATatgtttctttttccttctgTTAGTTGCAGTGAAAACAATAGCATGAATCTAAATATATTGCTGCCCAATTTTGTTTTCAGGTCAGTAGAGTAGTTTTAGTTCATTTTCTTTCTCGGTAATAGTTGCTATTACTTTCCCAGTTGGAAAACCCTCTATTTGTGTATTGGCTGCGGCTATAAACTCGTTTTCATCTCAATATACTAATAAACAGCTCTCCCCAtatcttaaaaaaaaactgtgaCTTCCTTTTTACAATGATATTATAGTTTGTCATAGCATGCCCCAAAGATGGTATCACAGTTCACAGCAGGCTTGCCAAAGTTACAttcggggcgggggggggggggggcgaattTAGCAAGATTGGCTAGAACATGAGTTCACAAATCACAAAATTGTCTACCATGACATGGGGAAAACAATGCAAGCAAACCTCAAGTAGATAATCACTTCATTTTGGTAAAAGCTTATGAATTTTCACCTTTCTTGGTACAGATGAAGACTGCAGATGGGCTAGCAAACCTAGCCAATAGGCATTTGTCTTCGTCTCAGCCTCGTGTTTCATCAACAGCGTCCTCTTTGCCTGAAAATTATGCATTTTGGATGGTAAAAATGCTGCATCTTAATCAATGAAATACATTTAACTCAACTTTCAAGATGCGTATTCAACCAAAAGAATATTTACAGAACTATAaattaatgtgaatgtaatctTATCATGCTGATTCACACTATATATACATAAGCACCATAAACCTACACATACTGGTTCTGCGACTGTCATATGGACTAGCAGAATGGAAAATACTTGCAAAGTTTGACTAACCCGATCGAGCTCCCTTTCCACAATTCGGCTACTATGTAATCCTCTCAGAACACCTTTGCATGCATCAACAGCTTTGTGAACCTGGCAGTAAAGATGATAAGATATGTAATCAAAGGAAGCATACAGAATATCTGAATTCTATAGGACTAAGTAAGATACCTTGCTCGGAGTTGAAGTGACAGCAATCACATACCAACCAAGATCCAATTTGTCAAAAAGGTTTAATTCAAAAGAAACATCATATGTTAATCCCATGGAATCTCGAACTGTTGTAAATAGCCTGGCAACAAAACAGGGCATCACATTATGTTAGGCTTGCCAGCAAACCCAACAaaaacaccccccccccccacacacacacacaaccaaaaaaaggggggaaatataattataataacaataataaataaataaaactattcATCACCACGAACACTGTCTGTGATGTGATCTTGTAGCCAAAATGGTGAGTGTGGAATGTTAACTGCTAAGTGCAGAATCAATTTGTAGGGATAAATGCAGGTTTACCACGTACCAAACCACTGCCTTATGTACTAATATTAGCTCAGCTATCCCAGGTGCATAGATGACAAGCAAACTATGGCCCTTGTCACATTTGAAGAATCTTTGTAATAATCTACCAAAAATCATATATAAATGTTTTTACCTAGAATTGATAATTTCAGCAAGCAGACTCAACGTGATGCCGAAGAAAAGAGGGTGGCTGCGAACATCAATGTGTTTCTTCCCTGTTAGATCCAAGTTTACTGGTTCGGATATTTCTGCCGCAATAGCACAACAAATATCAGCCAATACACTAATAACACATCTATACAATCACTGGCATAAGTAGGAAATTCCTCAAACAGAAGCCAAAACCAGGTCAA comes from Panicum virgatum strain AP13 chromosome 4K, P.virgatum_v5, whole genome shotgun sequence and encodes:
- the LOC120703968 gene encoding probable nucleolar protein 5-1, with product MAPCGRGGADNLGNYGMMMVLFETPSGFAILTIDGVCLYLPDAMENIWANFTVGYRARDVVWLKEFKTFKDKSSAIRLDTGVDSKLSKMIMKWRRRGQTLVVGKPEYKTIIEMNMGIRCLCDESVMKVMWGLKNIMPTLVPEEKSRLTREDRLPMSQGLIKFLNRYGFYIEPEMVNEQIILAACTLLDCELIEQKHCAALKKAGEQIKDVSGINTNGWSLLKLATALMIILYPEENIIAGNPKMMFTDAERLKLQEDVQDYNGKFFKWACQRIYKETRLPIKLDRRLLHY